One Catenulispora sp. MAP5-51 DNA segment encodes these proteins:
- a CDS encoding cytochrome P450 has product MFGGGPHYCLGAHLAKAELTVGLATLLRRLPGLRMTVSRDELRFSGGEIVGSMIALPVAW; this is encoded by the coding sequence ATATTCGGCGGCGGCCCGCACTACTGCCTGGGCGCGCATCTGGCCAAGGCCGAACTGACCGTCGGGCTGGCGACGCTGCTCCGGCGGCTGCCGGGTCTGCGGATGACGGTCTCCCGCGACGAGCTGCGGTTCAGCGGCGGCGAGATCGTCGGCTCGATGATCGCCCTGCCGGTCGCCTGGTGA
- a CDS encoding sulfite oxidase-like oxidoreductase: MAIVSRGFQGRRRPSDHRLPPGQYETVDFPVLSAGPTPRVDRDTWRFSVVTEGGERHSWTWPQLMALPAERPVVDLHCVTKWSKFGTAWQGVSLDMLLAQIHTEAEFALVHAYGGYTTNLPLKDLLDGQAWIAYGYDGRDLTPEHGGPARLLVPHLYLWKSAKWVRGIQLLVRDEPGFWESAGYHDYGDPWREQRYQGD; encoded by the coding sequence ATGGCGATCGTCTCGCGGGGCTTCCAGGGCCGGCGGCGGCCCTCGGACCACCGCCTGCCCCCGGGGCAGTACGAGACGGTGGACTTCCCCGTGCTCTCGGCCGGCCCCACACCGCGGGTCGACCGCGACACCTGGCGGTTCAGCGTCGTCACCGAGGGCGGCGAGCGCCACAGCTGGACCTGGCCGCAGCTGATGGCGCTGCCGGCCGAGCGGCCGGTGGTGGACCTGCACTGCGTGACCAAGTGGTCGAAGTTCGGCACCGCCTGGCAGGGCGTCTCGCTGGACATGCTGCTGGCTCAGATCCACACCGAGGCCGAGTTCGCGCTCGTCCACGCCTACGGCGGCTACACCACGAACCTGCCGCTGAAGGACCTGCTCGACGGCCAGGCGTGGATCGCGTACGGCTACGACGGCCGGGACCTGACCCCCGAGCACGGCGGTCCGGCCCGGCTGCTGGTGCCGCACCTGTACCTGTGGAAGTCGGCCAAGTGGGTGCGCGGCATCCAGCTGCTGGTCCGGGACGAGCCCGGGTTCTGGGAGAGCGCGGGCTATCACGACTATGGGGACCCATGGCGCGAGCAGCGGTATCAGGGCGACTAG
- a CDS encoding ferredoxin reductase: protein MARAAVSGRLGERLRWRVATLVGQREETPTTRTLVLDVPGWPGHLAGQHVDVRLTAEDGYSTQRSYSIASAPDGALLELTVQQVSDGEVSPYLAHDLLAGDLLELRGPVGGWFVWRPDQTEPVLLVAGGSGIVPLMAMIRARRQLQMQLGPMAPFRLLYSVRSPADRMYLAELQAHDPGLDVHFLYTRQAPEGWQRPPRRLAEADLAAVAWPPSAQPTSYVCGPTGFVEHAADLLVGLGQAPDRIRTERFGPTGG, encoded by the coding sequence ATGGCGCGAGCAGCGGTATCAGGGCGACTAGGCGAGCGGCTGCGCTGGCGGGTCGCGACGCTGGTCGGGCAGCGTGAGGAGACCCCGACCACGCGCACGCTGGTGCTCGACGTGCCGGGCTGGCCGGGGCACCTGGCCGGCCAGCACGTGGACGTGCGGCTGACCGCCGAGGACGGCTACAGCACGCAGCGCAGCTACTCCATCGCCTCGGCGCCCGACGGCGCGCTGCTGGAGCTCACCGTGCAGCAGGTCTCCGACGGGGAGGTGTCGCCGTACCTGGCCCACGACCTGCTCGCCGGCGATCTGCTGGAGCTGCGCGGCCCGGTCGGCGGCTGGTTCGTGTGGCGGCCGGACCAGACCGAGCCGGTGCTGCTGGTGGCCGGCGGATCCGGGATCGTGCCTTTGATGGCGATGATCCGGGCGCGGCGGCAGTTGCAGATGCAGCTCGGCCCGATGGCGCCGTTCCGGCTGCTGTACTCGGTGCGCTCTCCGGCCGACCGGATGTACCTCGCCGAGTTGCAGGCCCACGATCCGGGGTTGGACGTGCACTTCCTCTACACGCGCCAGGCGCCGGAAGGCTGGCAGCGTCCTCCGCGCCGGCTCGCCGAGGCGGATCTGGCGGCGGTCGCCTGGCCGCCGTCGGCCCAGCCGACCAGCTACGTGTGCGGCCCGACCGGGTTCGTCGAGCACGCCGCGGATCTGTTGGTGGGCCTGGGCCAGGCGCCGGACCGGATCCGGACCGAACGCTTCGGCCCGACAGGAGGCTGA
- a CDS encoding DUF6510 family protein, producing the protein MSEDGYPDGGYDDGDYEDGNALAGPLSEIFAVDVVSAQGRCTGCGTTGPIAQLRVYGPGPGLVARCPACGQVVMRYVRGTDSAWLDLRGTVSLHIDLSE; encoded by the coding sequence ATGTCCGAGGACGGCTACCCGGACGGTGGCTACGACGACGGCGACTACGAGGACGGCAACGCCCTGGCCGGTCCGCTGTCGGAGATCTTCGCGGTCGACGTGGTCTCGGCGCAGGGGCGCTGCACCGGCTGCGGCACGACCGGGCCGATCGCGCAGCTGCGGGTGTACGGGCCGGGACCGGGACTGGTGGCGCGGTGCCCGGCGTGCGGCCAGGTCGTGATGCGGTACGTGCGCGGAACGGATTCGGCGTGGCTGGATCTGCGTGGAACGGTGAGTCTGCACATCGATCTGTCCGAGTAA
- a CDS encoding G1 family glutamic endopeptidase → MRRFLIHAAAFAAVATAVAPIAPATAAATSGLAFKPLSYNTNGYNWGGYAAQGSGFTSVSATWTEPAATCHSTNDLYAPWVGIDGYGSSSVEQTGVATDCSSGSPVDEPWYEMYPAAPVYLNTSSYPVKTGDVINASVTYSGSNKYKLVLNDSTRGWTYTTTKTLSASRASAEVIIESPTGSYPNFGTLHFTNAKINGASLSSASPTALDPSNGVYEAHTSAISGGTSFTDTFEHQ, encoded by the coding sequence ATGCGCAGGTTCCTGATACACGCCGCCGCCTTCGCCGCCGTGGCGACGGCGGTCGCACCGATCGCCCCGGCCACCGCCGCGGCCACCTCCGGTCTGGCGTTCAAGCCGCTGTCCTACAACACCAACGGCTACAACTGGGGCGGGTACGCCGCCCAGGGCAGCGGCTTCACCTCGGTCTCGGCGACCTGGACCGAGCCGGCCGCCACCTGCCACTCCACCAACGACCTGTACGCGCCCTGGGTCGGCATCGACGGCTACGGCTCCAGCAGCGTCGAGCAGACCGGTGTGGCCACCGACTGCTCCAGCGGCAGCCCGGTCGACGAGCCCTGGTACGAGATGTACCCGGCGGCCCCGGTCTACCTGAACACCAGCTCCTACCCGGTGAAGACCGGCGACGTCATCAACGCCTCGGTGACGTACTCGGGCAGCAACAAGTACAAGCTGGTCCTGAACGACTCCACCCGCGGCTGGACCTACACCACGACCAAGACCCTGTCCGCCTCGCGGGCCAGCGCCGAGGTCATCATCGAGTCGCCGACCGGCTCGTACCCGAACTTCGGCACGCTGCACTTCACCAACGCCAAGATCAACGGCGCCAGCCTGAGCTCGGCCAGCCCGACGGCGCTGGACCCGTCCAACGGCGTCTACGAGGCCCACACCAGCGCGATCTCCGGCGGCACCAGCTTCACGGACACCTTCGAGCACCAGTAA
- a CDS encoding SLC13 family permease, whose amino-acid sequence MSSGAGTAVSVVLVFVVLVFAVVRPRGWPEAAAAIPAAGIVIATGAVSPHAAWNVVTTLAPTVGFLAAVLVLAQLCADDGLFTAAGAVMARVANRSGRPDAHRLLTAVFVVAALTTAVLSLDATVVLLTPVVLATTVRTRVKDRPHVYACAHLSNSASLLLPVSNLTNLLAFSASGLTFSRFAALMALPWVAAVGTEYVVFRRFFAGDLAEQPQLAADSGDQPTGSGATSATEAPDDPDSPITVPTFTVIVVAATLAGFAVTSLAGLNPAWAALGGVLILGVRALVRRRATVGELVSSASPFFCAFVLALGIVVKAATGSGLGAHAGDLLPQGSSFLPLLGTACVAAVLANVVNNLPATLVLLPAAAAAGPATLLAVLLGVNLGPNLTYVGSLATLLWRRVLTSHGEQVSLATYTRLGLIAVPATLVTATVALWAAVAVIGV is encoded by the coding sequence CTGAGCTCCGGAGCGGGCACGGCCGTGTCGGTCGTGCTGGTGTTCGTCGTCCTCGTGTTCGCCGTGGTGCGCCCGCGCGGCTGGCCCGAGGCCGCGGCGGCGATCCCGGCGGCGGGCATCGTGATCGCGACCGGCGCGGTCTCGCCCCACGCGGCGTGGAACGTGGTGACCACCCTGGCACCGACCGTCGGATTCCTCGCCGCGGTCCTGGTCCTGGCGCAACTGTGCGCCGACGACGGCCTGTTCACGGCGGCCGGCGCCGTGATGGCGCGCGTGGCGAACCGATCCGGCCGACCCGACGCGCACCGGCTGCTGACGGCGGTGTTCGTGGTGGCGGCGCTGACGACGGCGGTCCTGAGCCTGGACGCCACGGTGGTCCTGCTGACCCCGGTGGTCCTGGCCACGACGGTCCGCACGCGGGTGAAGGACCGGCCGCACGTCTACGCCTGCGCGCACCTGTCGAACTCGGCCTCGCTCCTGCTCCCGGTGTCGAACCTGACGAATCTGCTGGCCTTCAGCGCCTCGGGGCTGACCTTCAGCCGGTTCGCGGCGCTGATGGCGCTGCCGTGGGTGGCGGCGGTGGGGACGGAGTATGTGGTCTTCCGAAGGTTCTTCGCCGGTGATCTGGCCGAGCAGCCGCAGCTCGCCGCCGACTCCGGCGACCAGCCCACCGGCTCCGGCGCCACCAGCGCCACCGAAGCTCCTGATGACCCCGACTCCCCCATCACCGTCCCCACCTTCACCGTCATCGTCGTCGCCGCCACCCTGGCCGGCTTCGCCGTCACCTCCCTGGCCGGCCTGAATCCGGCGTGGGCGGCGTTGGGCGGTGTGCTCATCCTCGGGGTGCGGGCGTTGGTGCGGCGGCGGGCCACGGTCGGTGAGCTCGTCAGCTCGGCGTCTCCCTTCTTCTGCGCGTTCGTGTTGGCGCTCGGGATCGTGGTGAAGGCGGCGACCGGGAGCGGGCTCGGGGCGCACGCCGGCGATCTGCTGCCGCAGGGGTCTTCGTTCCTGCCGCTGCTGGGTACCGCGTGTGTGGCGGCCGTGCTGGCCAATGTGGTCAACAACCTGCCGGCCACGCTCGTGCTGCTTCCGGCCGCCGCTGCCGCCGGGCCGGCGACGCTGTTGGCCGTGCTGCTCGGCGTGAACCTCGGGCCGAACCTCACCTATGTCGGGTCGCTGGCCACCCTGCTGTGGCGCCGGGTGCTGACCTCGCACGGCGAGCAGGTGAGCCTGGCGACGTACACCCGCCTCGGCCTGATCGCCGTGCCCGCGACGCTCGTCACCGCGACCGTCGCGCTGTGGGCCGCGGTGGCCGTCATCGGCGTGTGA
- a CDS encoding ABC transporter ATP-binding protein, with protein MTEAVLEVSGLRKAFGAQVAVDDVSFTVAPGGSLGVVGESGSGKTTTARIIVGLEHADGGAVRVDGRERPRGPGRGRAGRLARARQVQMVFQDPFLSLDPRIPIGAALTEILRLHHPARDHPSRVAELLDHVGLGAREASALPRNLSGGQRQRVAVAKALAVEPRVLVLDEAVAALDVSVQAQILNLLADLRAELGIAYVFITHDLGVVRCVTDEVVVMRHGAIVERGPTESVLAEPAHSYTRLLLESVPGPGWDPRAISAARRALADAELTRR; from the coding sequence GTGACTGAGGCGGTGCTGGAGGTCAGCGGACTGCGCAAGGCGTTCGGCGCGCAGGTCGCGGTGGACGACGTGTCGTTCACGGTCGCGCCGGGCGGGTCGCTGGGGGTGGTGGGGGAGTCGGGGTCGGGGAAGACCACCACCGCACGCATCATCGTCGGCCTGGAACACGCCGACGGCGGTGCCGTGCGCGTCGACGGCCGGGAACGCCCCCGCGGCCCCGGTCGCGGCCGGGCCGGACGCCTGGCTCGCGCCCGGCAGGTGCAGATGGTGTTCCAGGATCCGTTCCTGTCCCTGGACCCGCGAATCCCGATCGGCGCGGCGCTCACAGAGATCCTGCGGCTGCACCATCCGGCCCGCGACCACCCTTCCCGGGTCGCCGAACTCCTCGATCACGTGGGGCTCGGCGCGCGCGAGGCCTCGGCCTTGCCTCGGAACCTGTCCGGCGGGCAGCGTCAGCGCGTGGCCGTCGCCAAGGCGCTCGCGGTCGAGCCCCGGGTGTTGGTGCTGGACGAGGCGGTCGCGGCGCTGGACGTCTCGGTGCAGGCGCAGATCCTGAACCTGTTGGCCGATCTGCGTGCCGAGCTGGGCATCGCGTACGTGTTCATCACGCACGACCTCGGCGTGGTCCGGTGTGTGACCGACGAGGTGGTGGTGATGCGGCACGGGGCGATCGTGGAACGCGGGCCGACCGAGTCGGTGCTGGCCGAGCCGGCGCACTCCTACACGCGGCTGCTGCTCGAATCGGTGCCCGGCCCGGGCTGGGACCCGCGGGCGATCAGCGCCGCGCGCCGGGCCCTGGCCGACGCCGAACTCACACGCCGATGA